A genomic stretch from Engraulis encrasicolus isolate BLACKSEA-1 chromosome 10, IST_EnEncr_1.0, whole genome shotgun sequence includes:
- the tac3a gene encoding tachykinin-3a has product MIRGLLLVVFFLVMEPPFSLSNCIEVDSQRSSSDDTPSFRNPTRELLKRYNDIDYDSFVGLMGRRSTDAEEMPAPLKREMHDIFVGLMGRRSTDTGAGRPWRKDYPGTRSIFNKCKLRFRRGL; this is encoded by the exons ATGATCCGAGGATTGCTGTTGGTGGTGTTTTTTCTCGTCATGGAACCCCCTTTTTCTCTGTCCAATTGTATAGAAGTAGACAGCCAGAGATCAAGTTCCGAT GACACACCGAGTTTTCGGAACCCAACGCGGGAGCTATTGAAGCGGTATAACGACATAGACTACGACAGCTTCGTGGGTTTAATGGGGCGTAGAAGCACTG ATGCCGAAGAAATGCCAGCTCCACTCAaaa GAGAAATGCACGACATTTTTGTGGGACTCATGGGACGCAGAAGTACTGACACAG GTGCCGGGCGTCCCTGGAGAAAGGACTATCCCGGAACAAGAAGCATCTTCAACAAATGCAAGCTGAG GTTTCGGCGTGGGTTATAG